The Macaca mulatta isolate MMU2019108-1 chromosome 9, T2T-MMU8v2.0, whole genome shotgun sequence genomic sequence GGAGTTGAGACCGCTGTCTCTGAGTCCCAGTTCAGTTACTGGACAGCTATGAaattctctgtgccttggtttctgcATTTGTATAATGGGGATAATAAGCCCTCCCTTTGAAGAGTTGCTGTGAACATTACAAGTCAAAGCAAGGCACAATATCAGACTTGTAGTAAGAGCTCCAGAATGGAAGCCATTATCATGATTATATTCTTCTCTCCTTAATTCAAGAACCTTGTTCTCCCAATTCAACTCCACTAGACAGCATTGTCACTCTTTCCAAATTGTGAGATTCTTCTCAGAACAGCCTATCCTTGGTAACTGGCACATGGTAGTTTGTCAAAACTGTGcgttagctggtgtggtggttcacgcctgtaatcccagcactttaggaagctgaggcacgaggatcacttgagcccaggagttcaagaccagtctgagtaacaaagtgagaccctatatccacaaacaaacaaaacaaaaacctaaaaaacaTTATGTATTGAACAATGAGCAGAGAAATGGAAGGATATTATTTCAGAACAATGTGTACTTTGGAAAAACAAGAAttcagtattattattactacacAACACTATTTTTTCTACTGTTGTTAAAAAATCAGTGTGATGTACTTATCCTTCCCATTGAACCACCCACTTCTAATAAAAACATCACCTTTGGTCAAGGCAAATCTTGAGTCTTTGTGATTTGGAGCCATATTTTAAGTAAGACTTCTAATAACTAAACCTATTTGGATGAGGTTCAAAACAGATTTTTTCACAAAAAATTTATTCTATCATAGTTGTATGGTAAACAAAATAATGGGGCTTCAAGCAGCCTAACGAACTTTAATGACACAATCTATTTAATTTCCCTATTTTTTACAGCTATATTAGAGTCAACAGGTTTCTTAGAAGAGTGCTTACCTGAAATTTGACCACACACAGTAACTAATCAGTACAGGATTCAAATTAAGCTTTCACATGTTTCAAATACTGAGGAAATTTCTCATAAGATCTGCCTGAGAATCTTTACCCAGCAAGATTTTCTCAGAGCTTTTAACACACTACTAAAACTAATTGGTTCAGAATGTTCTCTTTCAATGACTCCTAAGGCacaaaaatgtagaaatacaTTGGTTAGGGATCAGTCCATGAGTCAGCTATTAGCACATGACTCATGTTAGCACACTGgttattctttgattttttgaaataggAAATCAGTATTAAACAAATTTGTTAATATGTTAAAATTCAAAAAGGTTTATGAATTCTTCAAGTGGCCAAGATTATGGAATTTCTTTATACGCAGGTACACTTTGTAttgcagagaaatggaaatatattatTTCAGAATATCAAGTGCTCTTTGGACAAAAAAGACAGTATTAGATCTTGTACTGGATAGAGCATAAAAGCACTAGACACTGAAAAAGACATAAACCAGCTTCAATTCTAGAGTAGGACGGCAACTGCCagctatatattttataactGTTAACTTATACATATGTTTTACATTCTCTATATGTATCTTCTATTTCACACACAAAATATAATGAAAGGCTTGTAAGTTGAAATTTGTTTgaatataggaaaaataaataaaccgtAATAAACTATTAagttatctctttctttttttttttttttgagacagggtctcactctattgcccaagctggaggggagtggtgcaatctcggctcactgtaacctctgcctcctgggttcaagtgattctcctgcttcagccacctgagtagctgggattgcaggtgtgcaccaccatgctcaactaatttttgaattttaagtagatacagggtttcaccatgctggccaggctggtatcgaactcttgacctcgagtgatccatctgacttggcctcccaaagtgttgggattacaggcaagagccactgtacctggcctaggAAATTCATTCTTATGCTACGCACAATAAATTGACAGACATTCAGCCTTGAGAGAAATATCAGCCTATTTTTCCACTTCAGCAGGTTTACcttttccaaatttgtttttccaaattataAGTTGAATATTCCATTCTTGTGAGCAGAACCAAAAGGTCCCACAGAAAAATGGTTATAGATTTACTTAATCCATCTTAGTTAGAgtaagaatggggaaaaaatatcACACAAAAAGAGATGAATCAGAATTTGCTTGTCATGATTGAGGTAATTTGTACAGGTGAAATAAGAACACATCCACACAAGTACTCACCAAGACAGTTGCAGGTGGGCAGTTCAGAATCTTTAGTTACAGACACTAGGTTTTTTGTAGGGTTAGTAAAGAAGTTCATAGCATaatcattaaaatttttctgtgCACTGTCCACTGTGGAAAACTCTGATGTTCCAACACTGGATGAACACACTTCCTCTTCACTTTTGGTAGAAACCACTGTAATTCCACCTGAACACACTACATTTACATTCCTGAGAGTTAGTGCTGACTCCGGTAAGGGTGTTTCTTGAGAGATACCAGGCAAGGTTGGTAGTCTCTGATCCATGAGTTGCTCCTTAACAACCTGCTGAAACCGTATTTGGTCATCGCCTGCCATCACGTTAGCACACTGGTGAGGCGGAGAGGAGGGCTGGGTCAAAGGATGGGCTTTCTGATTGGCATTCACCGTTAACTGTACCTGAGAATTATAAGCTTTATCAGTGAATGCCTTCCCGTTGGACTCCGTTTTAAGATGAAATAAGCTGAGTGAATCCAATGGTTCAACCTTCATCTTTTCCTCTGCTGATTCAGGGTATCTCTGTAATTTTATCTGAGTGAGTGGAGGAAATACTGTTTTGGGTTGCATAATGGACCTCGTTTGAGCCAGTGGTTTCCATATTTTGGTTGAGGAAGAAATTTTCCCAAATACAGTAGGAAAATCATGGGGACAAAATTGCCCAAAATTTTGAAATTTCGATGCTATCCAAATGTCGCATATTGTGCCATACATATAGGACAACTTTTCCCACTTCTGCTGATCATTTTCTTGATAACTTACAACTGTGGGCTTCTTTTTCCGCCGTTCTCTTGATGGGgtggattttgtctttttctggGTTGGGTTCTTTTGCTTTGTTAATGATGAACCATGATTATTGTGTACACTTGAAGGCGGTTTCTGTTGTATTGTGCCCTTCTCCTGATTGTATTTTTGCTGTGCATTACACGTGACAAGGCTTGTTGGTGTACTTTCAACATTTTTGTCCTCTGATTTTATGTAATTGAACTTAATTATTGAAGCAAGTTGTGTCAACTGTGTTGCAACGTCTTCCTCAATTTGAGTATGGGTTGCATCCTGACATGATAGATCATCTGAGTCCAAATTTTTGCTGCTGTCCAGTAACTGGTTGCAATACTCCACTTCATTATTTCTTGGTGGCAATTGATGCAAATCATTGGAACAATTGTCAAGAGTTATTATCCCTTGAGCAATACTTTTATTGGTGTCAATCTTGGGTGAATTTGATTTTGGTATAAAAAGAGATAATGAATTGGTGACTTTTGAATATTCATGTGACTTTGTGGATGCTTGGTTAGTAGCTGAGCTGATATGTGAGTTGGCTTGCCCATTGAAAACCACTGTGTTGCATGAACTTTGTTTTTCCAAAGATGGACAGTGATGAAGTTTTTGTGGCTCTCCTTGTAAGTTTGGGTCTTGGAGGTCTTTTCTTACAGTGTAAAGGATAGCTTTGCAGCTATTAAGCAAACTGGCTGTTCTCTGCTCTGATTCTTCATCCTTCTCTGACTTTGATGGGGAGGAATTCTCTGACGGGGCTTCTGAGAGTTGAGTCAGGGCCTCTATGGCTACCACTTGCTCCAATGTTAATCTCCTATCTTTCATTAACGATAAGAGACTTGGTTGAACGGGAGATCCATCTTTTGGTTCTTTACTTGTTATATTCTCAGGAGTTTTTGGTTGATCACCTTCATTGCGTATACTAGCATGACGATGTATGTTGGAGTGTGAAGAATGTGGAATGGAATTGCAGTTAAAGCCAGGCTGCTGGAAAACTAAAACGTTACTTCTCCCCTTGAGATGATCACAACTCATATCAGTAGCAACGGAGCTCATAGCGTTATTATGGTTTGCAGTGTCTTTTAGGAATTTATAAGAACTGTTTTCCAATGTCTTGCCGAATTCTTcaatgttgaattttttaaatgaaacatttgtTTCAGCTGGTAAATAGTGTACATGTTTAATGCCATTTCTTATGGTTTGTACAAACAATTTTGGAGATTTGGTTTGTTTCTTGTCAACTTCAGAGTTTTTCGATTTTTCAGCTTCTGGGACATTAGCACTAAAATCTCCTTTCACATGATCAGTTAAATGTGATTTCTTGTTTTGTGTCCACTTCTCCACCTCGATGCCTGTCATGCTGTCTTCATTTTTAGTTACATTTTCAACAGGATGTGGGTTCAATTCCAATTTTTGTTCTTCCCCATGACCACATCTACTGTAGTCCATGGATTCTGACTTGGGGCCATTTACTGGTTTGTTGTCAAAATCTGCctgtaaaatacagaaattactcATGTCATCTACTTAAATATCTGAATAACAGCCATAAGAAGATTAAAATGTAATAGCAAGTAAATGTAAAGCCCCTGTGGATACagcctaaaatattattttcgcTTTTTACATGTTCAGTGAAGTCATAAAATACCAAAAGGGCataatatacaaaaagaaaagacaactaggctaggcgtagtggctcaacacctgtaattccagcactttgggaggacaagatgagaggatcgcttgagcccaggagttcaagaccagcctgagcaagatggtgaaacccagtctccagcaaaaatacaaaaaaaaaaattaggtatggtgatgcacacctgcagccccagctactcgggaggctgatggtGACAGCATCGCTTcagcacaggaggtggaggttccaatGAGCCAGAActgtgctactacactccagcctgggtgacaaagtgagacctcttctccaagaaacaaaagcaaaggccaggggtgatggctcacacctgtaatcccagcactttgggaggccgaggtgggcagatcacgaggtcaggagttcaagaccagcatggccaatatggggaaaccctgtctgtactaaaactacaaaaattagcaggacgtggtgtagtcccagcttcttggaaggctaaaacacgagaatcgcttgaacccgggaaacggaggttgcagtgagccaagatcatgccactgtgctccagcctgggcgacagagcaagactctgtctcaaacaaacaaacaaacaaacaaacaaaaacaaaccccacaGAACTATCAAAATATCATACCTGCTGATATTTTGATGTGttcatttttcccccaaatagtatttttaaagttaaaaaaaattaaaataaaaagtttctttgtagagacagggtcttactatgttgcccaagctgttctctAACTTgtgggctccagcaatccactcaccttggcctccaagtaaaaatttaaaCTAGGCCACGTCTGTACTtgacctaggaggcagaggttgcagtgaggcgagattgctctgctgcactcaggcctggtgacagagcaagactccatctcaaaaaataaaaaataaataataatttaaaaaatttaaactataggctgggcccagtggctcatgcctgtaatcccagcactttgggaggctgaggcaggcagatcacaaggtcaggagtttgagaccaccctggccaatatggtgaaacctcatctctactaaaaatacaaaaaaaaattagccaggcatggtggtaggcacctatagtcccagctaatcgggaggctcaggcaggagaatcccttgaatctgagaggtgttggttgcagtgagccaagattgtgtcattgcactccagcctgggtgactgagtgagactatctcttaaaaaaacaaaaaacaagccaggcgcagtggctcaagcctgtaatcccagcactttgggaggctgagacgggtggatcacaaggtcaggagatcgagaccatcctggctaacacggtgaaaccccgtctctaataaaaaatacgaaaaaatagccgggcgaggtggcgggcgcctgtagtcccagctactcgggaggctgaggcaggagaatggtgtgaacccgggaggcggagcttgcagtgagctgagatccggccactgcactccagcctgggtgacagagcgagactccgactcaaaaacaacaacaacaacaacaacaacaacaaaaaaaaccccacaatttaAACTACTTTTACATCAGTAATGTTCATTAGacaatatctattttatttatttatttttattatatgttttaattaattaatttttttttttcagacagagtcttgctctgttgcccaggctggagtgcagtggtatgatctcagaccaccgcaacctctgcctcctgggttcaggcaattttcctcctcagcctcccaagtagctgggattacaggtgcccgccaccacaccgagctaatttttgtatttttttttttttttttttttttgagacggagtctcacgctgttgcccaggctggagtgcagtggcgcgatctcggctcactgcaagctctgcctcccgggttcccgccattctcctgcctcagcctcctgagtagctgggactacaggcgcccgccaccgcgcccggctaatttttttttttgtatttttagtagagacggggtttcactgtggtctcgatctcctgaccttgtgatccgcccgcctcggcctcccaaagtgctgggattacaggcttgagccaccgcgcccggccaatttttgtatttttaatagagatgggtttcaccatgttggccaggctgacctctggtgatctgcccacctcagcctcccaaagtgctgggattacaggtgtgagccaccgtgcctggacatACCTATTATTTTGACACAAACTGTTTTCAAATAGAACATACACATAGAAAGGTGTACAAATCACAAGTatacagctttttaaattttcacaaaatGAGTTGTTAAGTATACTTATAGTCCATTCTCATTGTATAGTAAGTTCACTGATTAAATACATAACAAGGTTATCATTTTTTCTGCTGGACATGGGCATTGGGTTATTTTTAGTGTTTGGGTCTTTAAAGTAACTGCTATAGTttcaatttccttccttcctccctccctccctccctccttcctttctcagggtctcactctgtcaaaggaaggagtgagtgcagtggcacaatcacggttcactgcggcttcaacctcccaggcttacaTGTTCCTCCTAGCTCAGGGTCCCGAgtaagctgggaccacaggtacgtaccaccatgtctggttaatttttctgtatttgttgtagagacaggatatcaccatgttgcccaggctggtctcaaaactcctggattcaagtggtctgctcaccttgacctcccaaagtgctgggactacatgcatgagccactgcacccaacctaatTTTTCTTATTGAGATGAATTTACATGACATGAAATCCATCACTTTACAGTtgaaaagtatacaattcagctgggcgtggtagctcatacctgtaatcccagcactttggaaggcctagacaagcggatcacctgaggtcaggagttcaagaccagcctggccaacatggcaaaacccttctctactaaaaatacaaaaattagctggacgtggtggcgggtgcctgtaatcccagctactcaggaggctgaggcgggagaatcgctttaacacaggaggcagaggttgcagtgaaccaagattgtgccattgtactcctgcccgggcaacaagagtgaaactcagaagaagaagaaagaagaagaaggagaaggggaaggggaagaggaaggggaagaagaagaagaggaggaggaggaggaggaggaggaagaagaagaagaaggagaagaaggaggaggaggagaagaagaagaagaagaagaagaagaagaagaagaagaagaagaagaagaagaagaagaaaagtgtacaatccagtggtttttagtttatttgtacTGTTATGCAACCATAGCCATTCTCTACTTCCAGAGCATTTTCAAAACCCCAAAGAGAAATGCTGTGCCCTGTTTAAGCAATAGCTCCCTATTCCCTCCTCTAATCCTTATTTATctactgtcttttcttttttttttttttttttgagacaaggtctcactctgttccccaggctggagtgcagtggcacgataacggctcactgtagcctcgaagtcccaggctcaagttatccttctacctcaccctcctgagtagctgggtctacaggcgcctgtaaccatgtctggttaatttatatttttcctattttttgtagagacagggtctctctatgttgccaagCCTGATTTTGGagtgctgggctcaagcaagtctcctgcctcagcctctagagaaGCTGCGACTACAGACTAATTTTGAAAAACCTTGAAACAGCTCATCAGACATACCACAGGAATTGAGACAGTGGAGTGTTTCCATTGATATTAATTGTAAAAAGAATGATAACTCCAATTACACAGTATATACACATTTGAAAACTTCATATTGTACacgataaatatatacaatatttctttgtaaattcagtaaaagaatgaatgaaaaaacaatgagccaggtgcagtggtatgaaccTGTAGTCCTACCTGCTGGGTAGGCTGAGGttagaggatcccttgagactgggagttcaaggctgcagtgagatactATTATGCCACTGTTCCCCAGCCAGGTTAAAaaaatgagacaccatctcaataaataaataaataggccgggagcagtggctcatgcctgtaatcacagcactttgggaggcaaatgcaagtggatcacgaggtcagatagagaccatcttgaccaacatggtgaaaccccgtctctactaaaacacacaaaaaaattagccaggcatggtggtgcacacctgtagttccaagtactcgagaggctgaggcaggggaatcgcttgaacctgggaggcggagactgcagtgagcagagatcacaccactgcactccagcctggcgacagagcgagaatccgtctcaaaaaaattttaaaaattaaaaaatggtaatCTCTTGGGAATAGGAGACCACTAGACTAGGTTGCCTAAGGAGATGTGAACTGGCCTAGGTCACAAACATAGAAATTCAACACTATAACTGATCAGTGATggaatcactgcactccagcctgagcaacaaagtgacaCCCTGCctcttaggcaggagaatcactcgaacccaggaggcagaggttgcagtgagccaagattatgccattgcactctagcttggggagtaagagtgaaacttcatctcaaaaaaaaaaaaaaaaaaaaaaagaacaaaaatgccTAAGATTAAACAGATTATCATGTTGCCAAAAGACACACTGTTTACACCAAGGTTcagcaaacttttctgtaaagggtcagatagtaaatattttaggcttcatGTGCCATACAACCTGTCACAATTACTCCTGTTGTATCTAGTAAGCAGCCTCACAAATATTATGCAAACTAATGAGTGTGGTAGTATTGCAATAAGTCTATTTATGGACACTAAAATGCAACCATCATATAAATATTACatgtcacacacatacacaagagATGTAAGAAAAGGAAtattcatgcctgcaatcccagcactttgggaggccgaggtgggcagatcagaggtcaggagatcaagactgtcctggctaacacggtgaaaccctgcatctcctaaaatacaaaaaattagccgggcatggtggcgggcgcctatagtcccagttactcgggaggctgaggcaggagaatggggtaaaccctggaggcggagctggtagtgagccgagatcgtgccactgcactccagcctggacgagagagtgagactctgagaagaggacaggacaggacaggacaggaaaggaaaggaagaaggaaggaaggaaggaagaaagagggagggagggagggaaggaaggaagggaagaaagaaaggaacaaagaaagaaaaagaatacttagtccaggcatggtggatcacgagaggtcaggagttcaagaccagcctagccaagatggtgaaaccccctctctactaaaaatacaaaaattagctggacgcagtagcaggtgcctataatcccagcaacacgggaggctgaggcaggagaatcacttgaacctgggggcagaggttgcaatgagccaagattgagccactgcactccagcctcagcgacagagtgagactccgtctcaaaaacaaaaacaaaaacaaaaacaaaaaacaaaaaacctttaaaGGTAGAGAAAGTCTTCCAAAGCATGAGTAAAAGGTGAGACGCTATAAAATAAATGACAGGCAGGGCATGTCGGCTTCCGCCTGTagtatcagcactttgggaggtcgaggcaggcggatcatctgaggtcaggagttcaagaccagcctgaccaacatggtgacacccccgttctactaaaaagacaaaaattacccggcgaggtggcacatgcctgtaaatcccagctagtcggatggtaaagcatgagaatcgcttgaactcgggagaaggaggttgcagtgagccgagatagcaccactccactccagcctgggcaacaggccgagcctccatctcaaaaaaataaaaagttactagTGTTTAACACTAATAGGATTGCAAAAAGAGAAGTCTTAGTTTTTGACTCGATACTTTCAATTTTACAGATGTGCATATCCAAGAACACTGAGAACTTCAATGTTTGTATTTATCTATAAGAAAGATCTTGAGGTCCTTCTAAGATTTGTGTACGTAAAGGGCGGGacacagcagctcacgcctggattcccagcactttggaaggtcgtgGCAGGTAGACTTGACTCCAGCATGCttgaagtttgaaaccagcctgggtgacatagtgaagctcggtctctactaaaaattagccaagcgtggttgTGCACGCCTATCGTcccgaagcgggaggatcacgtGAACCAGGGAGCCGAGGGCgaaccactgcactgcagcctgggcgacagagaccctgtctaaaataatacttcttcttcttcttattattattattattatagtaatCTCCgagacggtctcgctctgtcgccccggctggagtgcagtggtgagatctcggctcactgcaacctccgtctcccaggttcaagcgattctcccacctcagccacccgtgcagctgggattacaggctcgcaccaccacacctagctaatttttgtggttttaggagGGCCTGGGTTTtgcatcttggccagactggtctcgcactcctgacctcaggtgatccgcctgcctaggatcaccactacactctaggcaggcggatcaccactacactctagcctgggcaacagagtgaaactctgtcttaaaaaagaaaaatcttcataAGACATTCGCATTAATTAATGAGCTTAATTAAGAACTCTTGAGCTTTGTTATTAGTTatatttcatatctttttttttttttttgagacggagtcttgccctgtcgcccaggctggagtgcagtggaactatctcagctcactgcaagctccgcctcccgggttcacgccattctcccgcctcagtagctgggactacaggcgcccgccgccacacccggctaaatttttgtatttttagtagagacggggtttcaccatgttagccaggatggtctcgatctcctgacctcatgatccacccacctcggcttcccaaagttctgggattacaggcaggagccaccaagccctgcctgtttcatatcacttttaaaaattatcctaagACGAGAACTTGCTCTGGGACTATCCTACCCACTCTGAATCAAGAATAATGCTGAACTCCTTAGATCAAGTCTGGGTCTAGTAGTTCCCAAGCCTGCTCCATTTTCTCACTTTTCCAGATTCCCATTGTCTTGATAATCTTATACCCAGTCTAAAGGAGCAATGTGGTGTTTTATTCTGAAATGACCGAGTCATTTGAACAGAATCTGACTATAGCCCTCCGCCacgaacacacagacacacacacagtaaaccgagatggcaccactgcactccagcctgggggcaacagaatgaggctctgtctttaaaaaaaaaagaaagaaagaaaacaactggCTACCCACCGAAGATTCACCTAAGGAGAAATCTAAAATGAACATTTaaggcaaaaacaacaaaaatatcttcaaagaaGACCTGTACAACAGTTTTTCCGAAAGTTTTTCCAACAActttattttcccaaagaagTGAAATGAACTAATTTGACTAATTCAGAATTTCAGCcatcaatttatttttcctttttttgggcTAAAAAGaaagctgggccgggcgcggtggctcaagcctgtaatcccagcactttgggaggccgagacgggcggatcacgaggtcaggagatcgagaccatcctggctaacacagtgaaaccccgtctctactaaaaatacaaaaaatattagccgggcgtggtggcggcgcctgtagtcccagctacgcgggaggctgaggcaggagaatggcgggaacccgggaggcggagcttgcagtgagctgagatccggccactgcactccagcctgggcgacagagcgagactccgcctcaaaaaaaaaaaaaaaaaaaaaagaaagaaagctgtcCGGGAGCAGTgaatcatgcctataatcccagaactttgggaggccgaatcaccagaggtcaggagttcaagaccagcctggccaacacagtgaaaccccatctctactaaaaacacaaaaattagctggacgtggtggcacgagcctgtaatcccagctacttgggaggctgaggcaggagaatcacttgaacacgggaggcagaggttgcggtgagccgagattgtaccactgcactctagcctgggcgacagaggagactgtgtctcacacacacacacacacacacacacacacacacacacacacagagtaaaataatagaaaacaaaagaattcaGCTATTAAACCAAGTGTCGAATACCTAATATTCTTGGAGCTTTGCCTCTGATCTGTTTCCCTACTCTGACTATAGCCATCAGCTGAGAGATTCGAAGTCCATAGAAAGTCAGGGTCAAAGAAAGTGCTGCCCCAAAGGTGGGTCTGAGAAACTGTGTGGCCCTAGACTCCACTCTCCTTACCTTGGTGATACAGGGCCTCATGGCTCCTCCACATCTAGGCTGGATGGGAGTCACAGCAGAGACTTCAGAAGTTTCCAAAATCTCTTCACTAAAGCcaggcttcttttcttttcactttatcACCAGGGTGTAGTGCAGTGAgaggatcccagctcactgtaacctcgatctcttaggctcaagggatcccctgAAGCTCAGCTACTTttgcttttgtagagacaaggtctcactatgttgcccaggctagtggtgtcaaattcctgagctaaagatatcctcctgccttggcctcccaaagtgctgggattactttgaTATTCTAATTTTCTCATTCCTACCCCCAACAAGAACTCCACCCTCATCTGGCCAGGGCGTCTTAGAACTCAAAAGAAATCCTTTCAAATCAGGGGTGGGGTGAAGGGCGGAGAGGAAGTTGAGCAGGTTGTTAATCGAGGGAGGGATCAAAaacctctatttttcttttaatgtgg encodes the following:
- the TET1 gene encoding methylcytosine dioxygenase TET1 isoform X2; translated protein: MDYSRCGHGEEQKLELNPHPVENVTKNEDSMTGIEVEKWTQNKKSHLTDHVKGDFSANVPEAEKSKNSEVDKKQTKSPKLFVQTIRNGIKHVHYLPAETNVSFKKFNIEEFGKTLENSSYKFLKDTANHNNAMSSVATDMSCDHLKGRSNVLVFQQPGFNCNSIPHSSHSNIHRHASIRNEGDQPKTPENITSKEPKDGSPVQPSLLSLMKDRRLTLEQVVAIEALTQLSEAPSENSSPSKSEKDEESEQRTASLLNSCKAILYTVRKDLQDPNLQGEPQKLHHCPSLEKQSSCNTVVFNGQANSHISSATNQASTKSHEYSKVTNSLSLFIPKSNSPKIDTNKSIAQGIITLDNCSNDLHQLPPRNNEVEYCNQLLDSSKNLDSDDLSCQDATHTQIEEDVATQLTQLASIIKFNYIKSEDKNVESTPTSLVTCNAQQKYNQEKGTIQQKPPSSVHNNHGSSLTKQKNPTQKKTKSTPSRERRKKKPTVVSYQENDQQKWEKLSYMYGTICDIWIASKFQNFGQFCPHDFPTVFGKISSSTKIWKPLAQTRSIMQPKTVFPPLTQIKLQRYPESAEEKMKVEPLDSLSLFHLKTESNGKAFTDKAYNSQVQLTVNANQKAHPLTQPSSPPHQCANVMAGDDQIRFQQVVKEQLMDQRLPTLPGISQETPLPESALTLRNVNVVCSGGITVVSTKSEEEVCSSSVGTSEFSTVDSAQKNFNDYAMNFFTNPTKNLVSVTKDSELPTCNCLDRVIQKDKGPYYTHLGAGPSVAAVREIMENRYGQKGNAIRIEIVVYTGKEGKSSHGCPIAKWVLRRSSDEEKVLCLVRQRTGHHCPTAVMVVLIMVWDGIPLPMADRLYTELTENLKSYNGHPTDRRCTLNENRTCTCQGIDPETCGASFSFGCSWSMYFNGCKFGRSPSPRRFRIDPSSPLHEKNLEDNLQSLATRLAPIYKQYAPVAYQNQVEYENVARECRLGSKEGRPFSGVTACLDFCAHPHRDIHNMNNGSTVVCTLTREDNRSLGVIPQDEQLHVLPLYKLSDTDEFGSKEGMEAKIKSGAIEVLAPRRKKRTCFTQPVPRSGKKRAAMMTEVLAHKIRAVEKKPIPRVKRKNNSTTTNNSKASSLPALGSKTETVQPEVKSETEPHFILKSSDNTKTYSLMPSTPHPVKEASPVFSWSPKTASATPAPLKNDAAASCGFSERSSTPHCTMSSGRLSGANAAAVEGPGISQLGEAAPLPTLPAPVMEPLVNSEPPTGVTEPLTSHQPNHQPSFLTSPQDLDSSPMEEDEQHSEADEPPSDEPLSDDPLSPAEEKLPHIDEYWSDSEHIFLDANIGGVAIAPAHGSVLIECARRELHATTPVEHPNRNHPTRLSLVFYQHKNLNKPQHGFELNKIKFEAKEAKNKKMKASEQKDQAANEGPELSSEVNELNQIPSHKALTLTHDNVVTVSPYALTHVAGPYNHWV